Proteins encoded within one genomic window of Desulfonatronospira thiodismutans ASO3-1:
- a CDS encoding glutamate synthase-related protein, which yields MKASKSNDVLGTVNRGSPAESGLCTLCRADCAGKCETWLASLKGREVLYPRDYGKVTAGADNTTHVGVSYNSLRIQGYNYGSSGLPQGVSNDPDNCTFPGADVSTSFGRTKKIQARMPIMTGALGSTKIAETYWDSFAVGCSLVGVPIVIGENVVGVDRNSRMKNGRIVDAPELDRRIQTYMRYFDGHGAVLVQLNVEDGRNRVADYVAEKYGGDKVLIELKWGQGAKDIGGEIEVFSLEQALFLKKRGYVVDPDPELSEVQEAFKRGSIKAFARHSRLGFTDFEKYEDIRSNFKATVEYLRGLGIRGITLKTGAYGMEALAMAIKLAGENNIDLLTIDGAGGGTGMSPWHMMQSWGVPSILLHSKAYEYARILDEKGENVPDMSFAGGFAQEDHIFKAIALGAPYSKLVCMGRALMISGFLGSNIQGVLQPEKKEKIGGNWDKLPKTVSDFGSSPEEVFAGYYDVQKKVGKDEMADIPFGAIAFWTMADKLKAGLQQFMAGSRKFALSEIDRGDLAAGNRETAMETGLPFITEAQDNTAKEILNS from the coding sequence GTGAAAGCTTCCAAGTCAAATGACGTTTTGGGTACTGTCAACCGGGGCAGTCCAGCCGAGTCCGGGCTGTGTACACTCTGCAGGGCGGACTGTGCAGGAAAATGCGAAACCTGGCTTGCCAGCCTCAAGGGCCGGGAAGTGCTCTATCCCAGGGATTATGGAAAAGTAACCGCCGGAGCGGACAACACCACTCACGTGGGGGTATCTTACAATTCCCTGCGCATCCAGGGATACAACTACGGATCAAGCGGTCTTCCTCAGGGCGTAAGCAATGATCCGGATAATTGCACTTTTCCCGGTGCAGACGTAAGCACTTCATTTGGCAGAACAAAGAAAATCCAGGCCAGAATGCCCATCATGACCGGAGCCCTGGGGTCCACCAAGATTGCGGAGACCTACTGGGACTCCTTTGCAGTGGGCTGCTCCCTGGTAGGTGTCCCCATTGTCATCGGGGAAAATGTGGTAGGAGTGGACCGCAATTCCAGGATGAAAAACGGGCGTATTGTGGACGCCCCTGAACTGGATCGTCGAATACAGACCTACATGCGTTATTTTGACGGCCATGGGGCTGTGCTGGTCCAGTTGAATGTTGAGGACGGCCGCAACCGTGTGGCTGACTATGTGGCCGAAAAATACGGTGGAGACAAAGTCCTGATAGAGCTCAAGTGGGGGCAGGGGGCCAAGGATATCGGTGGAGAAATCGAGGTCTTCAGTCTGGAACAGGCCCTTTTTCTCAAGAAAAGAGGTTACGTGGTGGATCCAGACCCGGAACTGAGCGAAGTGCAGGAAGCATTCAAGAGAGGCTCCATCAAGGCATTTGCCCGGCACAGCCGCCTGGGATTTACCGATTTTGAAAAATATGAAGACATCCGCAGCAACTTCAAGGCCACCGTAGAGTACCTGCGTGGACTGGGAATCAGAGGCATCACTCTGAAAACCGGGGCCTACGGTATGGAGGCCCTGGCCATGGCCATCAAACTGGCCGGGGAAAACAACATCGACCTGCTGACCATCGACGGAGCCGGCGGGGGAACCGGTATGAGCCCCTGGCATATGATGCAGTCCTGGGGAGTCCCGTCCATACTTCTGCATTCCAAGGCCTACGAATATGCCCGGATCCTGGACGAAAAAGGGGAGAACGTCCCGGACATGTCCTTTGCCGGAGGTTTTGCCCAGGAGGACCATATTTTCAAAGCCATAGCCCTGGGCGCCCCTTACAGCAAGCTGGTGTGCATGGGCAGGGCTCTTATGATATCCGGATTCCTGGGAAGCAACATCCAGGGAGTACTCCAGCCGGAGAAAAAAGAAAAAATCGGTGGGAACTGGGATAAGCTTCCCAAGACCGTTTCCGATTTCGGATCTTCTCCGGAGGAGGTTTTTGCTGGCTACTATGATGTCCAGAAGAAGGTAGGCAAGGATGAAATGGCAGATATACCCTTTGGAGCCATCGCCTTCTGGACCATGGCGGACAAGCTCAAGGCAGGGCTGCAGCAGTTTATGGCCGGCTCCAGGAAATTCGCCCTGTCAGAAATCGACCGCGGCGACCTGGCCGCGGGCAACCGGGAGACAGCCATGGAAACCGGGCTGCCGTTTATTACCGAGGCCCAGGACAACACAGCCAAAGAAATCCTCAATTCCTGA